The following are from one region of the Fusarium verticillioides 7600 chromosome 1, whole genome shotgun sequence genome:
- a CDS encoding plasma membrane ATPase: protein MAEEKATGAPALDTNIETGGFDEKRGQAAPPTHAPKAPVAEDEEPDEDMDALIEDLESEDGHAFDDEEETQPGGGRVVPEDQLQTDSRVGLTEAEVINRRKKWGLNQMKEERENMILKFLMFFVGPIQFVMEAAAVLAAGLEDWIDFGVICALLLLNACVGFIQEFQAGSIVEELKKTLALKAVVLRDGTLKEVEAPEVVPGDILQVEEGTIIPADGRFVTEGCFVQVDQSAITGESLAVDKHAGDNCYASSAVKRGEAFIIVTATGDNTFVGRAAALVSQSAGGTGHFTEVLNGIGTILLVLVVATLLVVWVSSFYRSNGIVDILRFTLAITIVGVPVGLPAVVTTTMAVGAAYLAKKQAIVQKLSAIESLAGVEILCSDKTGTLTKNKLSLAEPFCVAGVEPDDLMLTACLAASRKKKGIDAIDKAFLKALKYYPRAKSVLSKYKVLDFHPFDPVSKKVQAVVESPQGERIICVKGAPLFVLKTVEEDHPIPEEIDAAYKNTVAEFATRGFRSLGVARKRGEGAWEILGIMPCSDPPRHDTARTINEAKRLGLSIKMLTGDAVGIARETSRQLGLGTNVYNAERLGLGGGGDMPGSEVYDFVEAADGFAEVFPQHKYNVVEILQQRGYLVAMTGDGVNDAPSLKKADTGIAVEGASDAARSAADIVFLAPGLGAIIDALKTSRQIFHRMYAYVVYRIALSLHMEFFLGLWIAILNKSLNIELVVFIAIFADIATLAIAYDNAPFSQTPVKWNLPKLWGMSVLLGVVLAVGTWIALTTMYANSEDGGIVQNFGKIDEVLFLEISLTENWLIFITRANGPFWSSIPSWQLSGAILIVDILATLFCIFGWFVGGQTSIVAVVRIWIFSFGVFCVMGGLYYFMQGSTGFDNLMHGKSPKQNQKQRSLEDFVVSLQRVSTQHEKSQ, encoded by the exons atggctgaagagaaggcGACCGGCGCTCCTGCGCTGGACACCAACATCGAGACTGGCGGCTTCGATGAGAAGCGAGGACAAGCTGCTCCCCCCACCCACGCCCCCAAGGCCCCTGTcgccgaggatgaggagcCCGACGAGGACATGGACGCCCTgatcgaggatctcgagtcCGAGGATGGCCACGccttcgatgatgaagaagagactcAGCCTGGAGGTGGCCGTGTTGTACCCGAAGATCAGCTCCAAACCGACTCCCGAGTCGGTTTGACTGAGGCCGAAGTCATCAACCGACGAAAGAAGTGGGGCCTCAACCAGATGAAAGAAGAGCGCGAGAACATgatcctcaagttcctcatgTTTTTCGTGGGCCCCATCCAGTTTGTAATG gaagctgctgctgttctcgctgctggtcttgaggacTGGATAGACTTTGGCGTCATTTGCGCgcttctcctgctcaacGCATGTGTCGGGTTTATCCAAGAGTTTCAG GCTGGCTCCATTGTGGAGGAACTCAAAAAGACTCTCgctctcaaggctgtcgTCCTCCGTGACGGTACTCtcaaggaagttgaggcCCCTGAGGTTGTTCCCGGTGATATTCTCcaggttgaagaaggaaCTATTATCCCTGCTGATGGTCGTTTCGTTACCGAGGGCTGCTTCGTCCAGGTTGATCAGTCTGCCATCACTGGCGAGTCTCTCGCTGTCGACAAACACGCTGGTGACAACTGCTATGCTTCCTCCGCTGTCAAGCGAGGTGAGgctttcatcatcgttaCCGCTACTGGTGACAACACCTTCGTCGGCCGAGCTGCTGCCCTTGTTTCCCAGTCTGCTGGAGGTACTGGTCACTTCACTGAGGTTCTCAACGGCATCGGCACAATCCTTTTggttctcgtcgtcgctaCACTGCTTGTCGTTTGGGTCTCAAGTTTCTATCGATCCAATGGAA TTGTCGACATCCTACGTTTCACATTGGCAATTACCATCGTCGGTGTGCCTGTTGGTCTTCCTGCTGTCGTCACAACCACTATGGCCGTTGGAGCTGCCTAcctggccaagaagcaggcgATTGTCCAGAAGCTTTCTGCCATCGAGTCTCTGGCTGGTGTCGAGATTCTCTGCTCTGACAAGACTGGAACTttgaccaagaacaagctctCTCTCGCTGAGCCTTTCTGCgttgctggcgttgagcCTGATGACCTGATGCTTACTGCTTGTTTGGCCGCTTcccgcaagaagaagggtatcGACGCCATTGACAAGGCTTTCCTTAAGGCTCTCAAGTACTACCCTCGTGCCAAGAGCGTTCTGTCCAAGTACAAGGTTCTTGATTTCCATCCTTTCGATCCCGTCTCCAAGAAGGTCCAGGCTGTCGTTGAGTCTCCTCAGGGCGAGCGCATCATCTGTGTCAAGGGAGCCCctctctttgttctcaagactgTCGAAGAGGACCACCCTATCCCTGAGGAAATTGATGCTGCCTACAAGAACACTGTTGCTGAATTCGCTACCCGTGGTTTCCGATCTCTCGGTGTTGCTCGCAAGCGAGGTGAGGGTGCTTGGGAGATTCTCGGTATCATGCCTTGCTCTGACCCTCCCCGCCACGATACTGCCCGCACTATCAACGAGGCCAAGCGCCTTGGTCTTTCCATCAAGATGCTTACTGGTGATGCCGTCGGTATTGCTCGTGAGACTTCCCGCCAACTCGGTCTCGGTACAAACGTTTACAATGCTGAgcgtcttggtcttggtggtggtggtgacatGCCTGGTTCTGAAGTCTACGATTTCGTTGAGGCTGCCGATGGTTTCGCCGAGGTCTTCCCTCAGCACAAGTACAACGTCGTTGAGATTCTCCAGCAGCGTGGTTACCTCGTTGCCATgactggtgatggtgtcaaCGATGCTCCCTctctgaagaaggctgataCCGGTATTGCCGTTGAGGGTGCTTCCGATGCCGCTCGCTCCGCTGCCGACATTGTTTTCCTTGCTCCCGGTCTTGGTGCTATCATTGATGCTTTGAAGACGTCTCGTCAAATCTTCCATCG AATGTATGCCTACGTTGTCTACCGTATCGCTCTGTCTCTCCACATGGAGTTCTTCCTTGGTCTCTGgatcgccattctcaacaagagcttgaacattgagcttgtcgtTTTCATTGCTATTTTCGCCGATATTGCTACTCTTGCCATTGCTTACGACAATGCTCCCTTCTCTCAGACTCCCGTCAAGTGGAACCTCCCCAAGCTTTGGGGTATGTCCGTTCTTCTCGGTGTTGTCCTGGCTGTTGGTACCTGGATTGCCCTTACTACCATGTACGCCAACTCTGAGGACGGTGGTATTGTCCAGAACTTCGGTAAGATCGACGAGgttctcttccttgagatCTCTCTCACTGAAAACtggctcatcttcatcactcGTGCCAACGGTCCCTTCTGGTCTTCCATCCCCTCTTGGCAGCTGTCTGGTGCCATTCTGATCGTCGATATCCTTGCCACCCTCTTCTGTATCTTTGGTTGGTTCGTTGGTGGCCAGACCAGCATTGTGGCTGTCGTCCGTATCTGGATCTTCTCTTTCGGTGTCTTCTGCGTCATGGGTGGTCTCTACTACTTTATGCAGGGCAGCACTGGATTTGACAACCTCATGCACGGCAAGTCCCCTAAGCAGAACCAGAAGCAGCGATCCCTCGAGGATTTCG TTGTTTCTCTTCAGCGTGTCTCGACCCAGCACGAGAAGTCTCAGTAA
- a CDS encoding citrate synthase, mitochondrial has translation MASVARLSNAALRASLRSSPINGSVFNAVRCYSAKTQTLKERFAELLPEKIEQVKALRKEHGSKVVDKVTLDQVYGGARGIKALVWEGSVLDSEEGIRFRGKTIPECQELLPKAPGGKEPLPEGLFWLLLTGEVPTEQQVRDLSAEWAARSDLPKFVEELIDHCPTDLHPMAQFSLAVTALEHTSSFAKAYAKGINKKEYWGYTFEDSMDLIAKLPNIASRIYQNVFKGGKVAPIQKDKDYSFNFANQLGFADNADFVELMRLYLTIHTDHEGGNVSAHTTHLVGSALSSPFLSLAAGLNGLAGPLHGLANQEVLNWLTEFKKSVGDDLSDKAITDYLWSTLNAGRVVPGYGHAVLRKTDPRYMAQRAFAQEKMPNDPMFKLVSQVYKIAPGVLTEHGKTKNPYPNVDAHSGVLLQYYGLTEANYYTVLFGVSRAIGVLPQLIIDRALGAPIERPKSFSTDKWAELVKKL, from the exons atggcttctgtCGCCCGTCTCAGCAACGCTGCCCTGCGGGCTTCTCTCCGCTCTTCTCCTATCAATGGCTCTGTCTTCAACGCCGTTCGATGCTATTCGGCCAAGACTCAG ACCTTGAAGGAGCGATTCGCCGAGTTGCTGCCCGAGAAGATTGAGCAGGTCAAGGCCCTCCGAAA GGAGCATGGTTCCAAGGTCGTCGACAAGGTCACTCTTGACCAGGTCTACGGTGGTGCCCGTGGCATCAAGGCCCTCGTCTGGGAGGGTTCCGTCCTCGACTCTGAGGAGGGTATCCGATTCCGTGGCAAGACCATCCCTGAGTGCCAGGAGCTTCTTCCCAAGGCTCCCGGTGGCAAGGAGCCTCTTCCCGAGG gtctcttttggcttctcCTGACGGGCGAGGTTCCTACTGAGCAGCAGGTTCGCGACCTCTCCGCTGAGTGGGCTGCCCGCTCCGATCTTCCCAAGTTcgtcgaggagctcatcgaccACTGCCCTACCGACCTTCACCCCATGGCCCAGTTCTCTCTGGCTGTCACCGCTCTCGAGCACACCTCCAGCTTCGCCAAGGCTTACGCCAAGGgtatcaacaagaaggagtACTGGGGTTACACTTTCGAGGACTCCATGGACCTCATTGCTAAGCTCCCCAACATCGCTTCTCGCATCTACCAGAACGTCTTCAAGGGCGGAAAGGTCGCTCCCATccagaaggacaaggattactccttcaacttcgccAACCAGCTCGGCTTCGCCGACAACGCCGACTTCGTCGAGCTCATGCGTCTCTACCTCACCATCCACACCGATCACGAGGGTGGTAACGTCTCTGCCCACACCACTCACCTTGTCGGCAGTGCTCTCAGCTCTCCCTTCCTCTCTTTGGCCGCTGGTCTCAATGGTCTCGCCGGTCCCCTCCACGGTCTTGCTAACCAGGAGGTCCTGAACTGGCTCActgagttcaagaagtctgTCGGCGACGACCTCAGCGACAAGGCCATCACTGACTACCTCTGGTCCACCCTCAACGCCGGCCGTGTCGTCCCCGGTTACGGCCACGCCGTCCTCCGAAAGACTGACCCTCGTTACATGGCTCAGCGTGCTTTCGcccaggagaagatgccCAACGACCCCATGTTCAAGCTCGTCTCCCAGGTTTACAAGATCGCTCCTGGTGTCCTCACCGAGCACGGCAAGACCAAGAACCCTTACCCTAACGTCGATGCCCACTCCGGTGTCCTTCTCCAGTACTACGGTCTTACTGAGGCCAACTACTACACCGTCCTCTTTGGTGTCTCTCGCGCCATCGGTGTTCTTCCCCAGCTTATCATCGACCGCGCTCTCGGTGCCCCCATTGAGCGACCCAAGTCTTTCTCCACCGACAAGTGGGCcgagctcgtcaagaagctgtaA
- a CDS encoding mitochondrial DNA replication protein YHM2, giving the protein MAATIRTDLPAPIGDKQLEKKPIKFSNLLLGAGLNLFEVTTLGQPLEVVKTTMAANRGDSMAAALGRVWARGGPLGFYQGLIPWAWIEASSKGAVLLFVASEAEYYARVAGASEFGGGIIGGVTGGVAQAYATMGFCTCMKTVEITKHKMAATGVKPQSTFQTFAEIYRKEGIRGINKGVNAVAIRQMTNWGSRFGLSRLAEGWIKSLTGKKEGEKLSAGEKVIASALGGGLSAWNQPIEVIRVEMQSKKEDPNRPKKMTVGNTFRYIYETNGIRGLYRGIAPRISLGIWQTVCMVAFGDMAKTYVEKLTGESVTAKH; this is encoded by the exons ATGGCTGCTACTATCCGTACCGATCTTCCAGCTCCCATTGGGGACAAgcagctggagaagaagcccatcaAGTTCTCCAACTTGCTTCTCGGCGCTGgtctcaacctcttcgaaGTGACCACCCTCGGACAGCCTCTTGAGGTCGTCAAGACCACCATGGCTGCCAACCGAGGTGACAGCATGGCTGCGGCTTTGGGACGCGTCTGGGCCCGTGGTGGTCCCCTAGGCT TCTACCAAGGTCTCATTCCCTGGGCCTGGATTGAAGCTTCCAGCAAGGGCGCCgtccttctcttcgtcgCCTCCGAGGCTGAGTACTATGCCCGTGTCGCTGGTGCCTCTGAGTTTGGCGGTGGTATCATTGGTGGTGTCACCGGTGGTGTTGCCCAGGCTTACGCCACCATGGGTTTCTGCACTTGCATGAAGACGGTCGAAATTACCAAGCACAAGATGGCTGCCACCGGTGTCAAGCCCCAGTCTACCTTCCAGACCTTTGCTGAGATCTACCGCAAGGAGGGTATCCGTGGCATCAACAAGGGTGTCAACGCTGTCGCTATCCGACAGATGACTAATTGGGGTAGCCGATTCGGTCTCAGCCGTCTCGCTGAGGGCTGGATCAAATCTCTcactggcaagaaggagggCGAGAAGCTGTCCGCTGGCGAGAAGGTCATCGCCAgtgctcttggtggtggccTCAGCGCGTGGAACCAGCCCATTGAGGTCATCCGCGTTGAGAtgcagagcaagaaggaggatCCCAACCgccccaagaagatgacggtTGGCAACACCTTCAGGTACATTTACGAGACCAACGGCATCAGGGGTCTTTACCGTGGTATCGCTCCCCGTATTTCTCTTGGTATTTGGCAGACTGTCTGCATGGTTGCTTTTGGCGATAT GGCGAAGACttatgttgagaagctgaccGGCGAGTCGGTCACCGCTAAGCATTAG